A genome region from Campylobacterota bacterium includes the following:
- the rplN gene encoding 50S ribosomal protein L14, which yields MIQSFTRLVVADNTGAKELMCIKVLGGSKRRYATVGDVIIASVKKAAPTGKIKRGQVVTAVVVRTKKEVHRENGSLIRFDENAAVILDKKREPVGTRIFGPVSREVRYAGFMKIVSLAPEVV from the coding sequence ATGATCCAGAGTTTTACCCGTCTTGTTGTAGCGGATAACACAGGGGCTAAAGAGCTCATGTGTATCAAGGTTCTTGGCGGTTCAAAACGCCGTTATGCGACTGTCGGCGATGTTATCATCGCATCGGTCAAAAAAGCGGCTCCTACCGGTAAGATCAAAAGAGGTCAGGTAGTAACCGCGGTTGTCGTCCGTACGAAAAAAGAGGTTCACCGTGAAAACGGTTCTCTGATCCGTTTCGACGAAAATGCCGCAGTTATCCTGGATAAAAAACGTGAGCCAGTCGGGACACGTATTTTCGGACCGGTAAGCCGTGAAGTACGTTACGCCGGTTTCATGAAAATCGTTTCTTTGGCTCCGGAGGTTGTATGA
- the rpsQ gene encoding 30S ribosomal protein S17 codes for MTHKREIQGIVVKKAGDKTATIVVERRVMHPRYHKTVKRFKKYMIHDENNQLNVGDEVVAIECRPLSKSKSFRFKTLVKGVEA; via the coding sequence ATGACACATAAACGTGAAATTCAAGGTATCGTAGTCAAAAAAGCGGGTGACAAAACAGCGACTATCGTTGTTGAACGCCGCGTAATGCACCCACGCTACCACAAAACGGTAAAACGTTTCAAAAAATACATGATTCACGACGAAAACAACCAGCTTAACGTTGGTGACGAAGTCGTTGCGATCGAGTGCCGTCCGCTCTCGAAAAGCAAATCATTCCGTTTCAAAACTCTTGTTAAAGGGGTAGAAGCATGA
- the rpmC gene encoding 50S ribosomal protein L29: MKYTDLNGKTAVELQGMLKEKKIELFTLKIKQKMMQLTNTSELRAAKKDIARINTALSAVK, translated from the coding sequence ATGAAGTATACTGATTTGAACGGTAAAACAGCTGTTGAACTTCAAGGGATGCTCAAAGAGAAAAAAATTGAGCTCTTTACTTTGAAAATCAAGCAAAAAATGATGCAATTGACCAACACGAGCGAACTTCGTGCTGCGAAAAAAGACATTGCACGCATCAACACTGCGCTCAGCGCGGTGAAGTAA